ATCAGCCTGGAGTTTTAACCCCAGGCGTCCGTGGACTGTAGAAAGATATTCAGTCCACTTTAGTGGACTTTCGCTATCAGCCTGGAGTTTTAACCCCAGGCGTCCGTGGACTGTAGAAAGATATTCAGTCCACTTTAGTGGACTTTCGCTATTAGCCTGGGAATTGATTCCCAGGCGGGTGAGTGGTTGGCGAGAGATCTCAGAATTACCACGGGCAAAGCGGTAATTCTGGTTACAGCTCAACTGCAACACAGCAGATAAAATAATTGCACCGCAGCTGAGCCGAGTCATAGCCATCACTGCCGCCGATCGGAATTTTGAGGTTTAGAGCGGTTGGAAGCGCTTCCCATAGGCGTATACTGACCGTTTAAAAATTTATCTAGACTGATGTAGACAGGCTGGGTGGATTCGCTGATAGGGGCCGCAGAAGCAACACGGATACGAAATATCCTTTGCAGACTGTCTCTGGGAGTGCTGCCATTAGAATTGAGAGCGAATAACGGTTCGCCGCTACAAGGCCCATTCTCTTCCTGGGCAACGCAGACTACAGTTTGACCGTTCTTAAATCCAGTGGTGAAATATTTTAGCGTGCCGTTGTTGTAGTAAGTCTGGAGTCTGCTAGATACTTCCTCACAGCTTTTTTGAGGGGTATCGCCTGAACTGACGAGATTTGGCGAATTCCAGAGAATCATCGGCACTTCTCCCTGTGGCGTGCGGGCAATGGTTGCTGGGACGCCGTTGCTGGTGCCGCAGAAGAAGTTGGTGCTGCTGGTTTCGGCATGGCTGGGGGGAGTTATGGTAGATGCACTCAAGAGTGCGATCGCTAACGCCGAGTATATCTGAGCTTCGGTGAGCTTTTTCATAATTATCTCTGTTACTCAAGCGAAAAAGACCTGTACTGTCTCTAGCTTAGCCTTGGCTTGATGGGAAGCTCAACAATAAATTCTGCACCCTGTCCCGGCGCTGAGACACAAGTCAAGTTACCGCCGTGTTTCTCCACCACAACGGAATGGCTAATCGCCAACCCAATCCCAGTACCTTTGCTGGCAGATTTGGTGGTAAAAAATGGGTCAAACAACCGACGCTGCACTTTCTCTGAGATACCGAGGCCGTTATCTGCAATGCTAATAACCACGCGGTGTTTGTCTGCCAGGTAAGTGCGAATCCGGATAGTAGGATGCAGGCGCGTTAAGACTTGGCGCTCGGAATTCCGAATTCCCGACTCATCAAAAGCATCGATCGCATTTGCCAGTAGATTCATAAATACCTGATTCAGCTGACCCGCGTAACACTCTATTTTAGGAAGTTTGCCATACTCTTTGATCACCTGAATAGCGCGACGATTGGAGCTTGGTTTGAATCGATTGCCTAAAATTAACAGAGTGCTATCTATCCCTTCGTGAATGTCTACCGGCTTCATTTCGCTTTCATCAATGCGGGAGAAGGTTCGCAAAGCATGAACAATCTCCCGAATGCGATCGGCCCCCACTTTCATCGAACGCAACAGCTTGGGCAAGTCTTCAATCATAAATTCTAAGTCAATTTCCTCTGTTATTTCGGTAATCTCATCTCCCGGTGATGGAAAATTCTGGCGATATAAGTTTAGTAAGTTAAGCAAGTCTTTGGTATAGTCATCTGCATAAACCAGATTTCCAGAGATAAAGTTGATGGGATTATTAATCTCATGAGCAACACCAGCTACCATTTGTCCCAAACTAGACATTTTTTCGTTCTGCACCAGTTGAGTTTGGGTGTGTTGCAGTTCTAAAAGAGCTACTTCTAACTGAGACGCTTTTTCTCTTTCTCGCGCTTCCGATTCTTGCAAAGCTCCATTTAATTTAGCAATCTCATCGGCTTGACGCAACACAATACTGATAATAGCGTTTCTTAGTTCGTATGCAGCATCAATTTCGCACTGTTTCCAAGGCAAAGACTTTAAACTAACAATTTCTTTCCACAATTCAAACGATTTGCGAGGAGACAAATGTAAAATACCATCCAGCATTCTTTCCTTTATTTGAGCCGGTTCATTGGGATTGCCCGCCCAATTCACTGTTTGAATGACTTCAGGCCGAAACCACAAAACATAATTACTCCTCGTTTGAGAAATTGCAATTCCTATTAACCCACTTGCTACATCTTTAAATTCCTCTGCTTCTGGATAAATTTTGGCCAAATAATCCGTATAAAATATATCCTGTTTAAATCTATTATCTATCCATTTTATTAACTCTTTAATCTCTGCCTCCGAAGGAGTTTTGCCGATAATTTTGTAATCTCCGTCAATACAGACGGCGGCTCCTTCAGCGCTGACCAAATCTAGTAAGTTTGGGTAATACTTAACCAAGCCATAAACAAAGTTTTTTTCTTTAGACATATATTCAATAAACTTAGCAATTATCGATTTTAATTGCAGCTTATAATCATAGTCTTGATTATTTTCTTTTGCTGTCAATTCTACAGACATTACTTGTCCCAGGAATTTGCAAGCTGTCCGCACTTCATAAGAAACATACTTGGGTGAATAGTGGTGACAAGCAACAAGTCCCCAAAGTTTCCGGTCTTTAATTAAAGATATAGACATAGAAGCGGTAACACCCATATTTTGCAGGTATTCTATATGAAGAGGAGATACGCTTCTTAAGACAGAAAAACTTAGATTGAGCGAGTTATTGATAACAGCATTATTAGCTGGTATAATTTCAACTGGTTGGTAGTTTACATCGGCAATTAACCTCAGCAAATTTAAACAATATAATTTTCTAGCCGATTGAGGGATATCTGTCGCCGGGTAATTTAGCCCTAAAAAAGCAGCTAAATATTCTCGTTTATCTTCGGCAATTACAGAGCCATGTCCTTGCGAGTTAAATTTATACACCATAACTCTGTCAAAATCAGTAATTTTTCGGATTTCCTGCGCGATCGCTTGACATAACTCCTCTAAATTGGATGTTTCTTGAAGCTTAGATACAGCCCCTCTTATGTAATGATAAAAACTTAAAAATAGCTTATTTTCTTGATAAATAGCTGGTTCTAACTCCAAGATTAATACGCCATCAATTCTATGGACGATCCCATCAAAGAAGCGATCGGCCCCAGCCGTTTTGATCGATAATTTAACCGGATTTATGGTTTCCAGATCTTCATTAGTCAATAAACATTGCTTCAGATGCTCCAATTGAGAATGCTCGATCAATTCCCCCAAATTCTTTCTAATTAATTTTTCCACAGGAATACCGAAAAATTCTAAGGTATTGTTGCTCACTTGTAAAATTGTCAAATGAGGCTCCCTTAACACCAAAAGTACACCATGAGGCTGAATGGAACCAGGCAGGTGAATCGGTTCCCTTTCACAGTTAGTTAAATCAGCTTCTTCACCTGTTATAATTTCGCTTTTATTCATCTTCTTGACTTTCCTTTGTAGAACTGGTTAACTCCTTTCCTAAGACTTAGCCCCGATACCAGTCTCTCCCTGAGAGTCATATATCATAGCAGCTAATCCCTGCGGCACGCTACAAAAAAGCGCCATTCGGCTTTATAGTGAGATGTGTCGATAGTAATGACCCTGCTTTTACTCCCAAGGATAAACCTTACAGATCTTATCAATAGGAGTAACTGATTATAAGATGCCCATAAAAACTAATTTATTTACAAGGTTTTTAAGTTTATGTAATATTTTTTAATAAATTTGAAATATCCCTTGATACCAAATCCGGTAGCAACATACTTGTATATGTTGTCTGATTGTAGGGGCGGGTAATGCCCTAGAGATTGTCTGTTCGACAGAAAGGCGCTCTGCCAAAAGAGCCCCTACCATACAATACGGATGCAACCGGACACGATATAACATATCAAAAAATGTAATTTTAGCAAATATGGACTATAGTTGTTTAGATAGGAGAATTTATGTGAAAATTACGCAGAACTGCTACTTTCCCCTTTAATTACAGCCGCACCAATCAAATGTGCCAGACGTAGAGCTTCCGGAACTTTGCCGCAGTCAGTCAGTCGTTGCAGCACCGCAGCGGTAACTTCTGGACTCTCACCACACACCTGAAAGAAAAACGGTGGAAACGCATGAATATTACCCGCACGGCCCAGTATTTCCAGACGTCGTTCTGGTTGCGGTAGATGACGAATGGCGGTTTCTACACCAGCAAGATCTGGCTGACGGCGCATTACCGCAACGCAGGGGAGTGCGAGGCGCTGGGAAAGTAATGGTAAATCTATCATATTCAAGCCACCGAAGGCAATACCGTCTAGCAGGACAATATGCAATTGCGGCAGAAATTTGCCACCGATAAGTAACTTACAAATTGTATCTGTGGCGTTCCAACCATCTTGTCGGACTTTTCCCCACACCATACCCTCAAAGCGGGTATTCGCAGAAATGATACCGCTAATGGATGCAACACCACCTTTTCTACGTACAAAAGGTGCATCGTCGAAACCGATAACGCGAATGGCCCGATCGAGTCTGAGTAGAGATTCGAGATTCATCACTTAATAAATGCTTAGGGTGCGTTAGCGTTAGATCATGTTAGGTCGATTAGCCATAGTTAAATATTTGGTATGTTGTTGCGTTTTAGCGCTCTTTAAGATAGCGCTAAAGCGCAACAACATACCTGATGGGCGATCGATCGAACATAATATTACGCAACAACTTCAACTAATTAACAACCAACTGACTGCTACTACTTAGCGTCATCAAATCCGGTTTGTACATTTGGTAAACGCGGATCGGATTCACCTGCACTTGTCCCGGTAATTCGGCGTGGAAACGTGCTTTTACCCGAATTGTTTCGTTGAGATTAGAGGCAAATAAAGCAACTTTATTGTGGTTAACCTCCACATGGTCAAATTGGTGCGGTACTTCCATCAAATCTGACTGTTGATTGAAGGTTACTCCAGCAGGAATCGGAATTTCAATCATCAGCGCTTCCAGACTTTGATTGGGTGTGAATTGCAAACTCAAATCTGTATATTCGCCGATCGCAAATTGTTGCTGACTCCATTGCATATCCAGATTGCCGATACTCTGTACCTGGTTTGTACTTAGAGATTGTTGTCGATAAGTATGCAATTCAATCAAAACGTGAGCGTTAAAACCTCCTGAAGAATTGAAAGATATTTTATTATTACCATTCTGGAATTTATCCAAATAGATTCGCCGTGCTTGATAAAGTAAATCGATTTGTTCTATACCTTTAGCTTTGGAAAAATCAAAAGCCTTAATAGGTTGATTGTTGAGGGAAATGCTGACTTTTCCCTCAACATCAGATTCTGTCCAAGCTAAGTGACCGACTTCTGCGATCGCCCAAGAAGCATACAGCGTATCGCGAGTGGAATACCAACCAGTAGAACGCCGATTTGCTAACAGATAATCCAATGCCAGTTTGAGTGATTTTCGCACGTTCATATTTTCGGGGAAAGCGTGACCTAATGCCATCATGCAGTATGCTGTAGTTTCGATCGGGCCAGTCAGACTGCTTTTAC
The Argonema galeatum A003/A1 DNA segment above includes these coding regions:
- a CDS encoding COP23 domain-containing protein, coding for MKKLTEAQIYSALAIALLSASTITPPSHAETSSTNFFCGTSNGVPATIARTPQGEVPMILWNSPNLVSSGDTPQKSCEEVSSRLQTYYNNGTLKYFTTGFKNGQTVVCVAQEENGPCSGEPLFALNSNGSTPRDSLQRIFRIRVASAAPISESTQPVYISLDKFLNGQYTPMGSASNRSKPQNSDRRQ
- a CDS encoding ATP-binding protein produces the protein MNKSEIITGEEADLTNCEREPIHLPGSIQPHGVLLVLREPHLTILQVSNNTLEFFGIPVEKLIRKNLGELIEHSQLEHLKQCLLTNEDLETINPVKLSIKTAGADRFFDGIVHRIDGVLILELEPAIYQENKLFLSFYHYIRGAVSKLQETSNLEELCQAIAQEIRKITDFDRVMVYKFNSQGHGSVIAEDKREYLAAFLGLNYPATDIPQSARKLYCLNLLRLIADVNYQPVEIIPANNAVINNSLNLSFSVLRSVSPLHIEYLQNMGVTASMSISLIKDRKLWGLVACHHYSPKYVSYEVRTACKFLGQVMSVELTAKENNQDYDYKLQLKSIIAKFIEYMSKEKNFVYGLVKYYPNLLDLVSAEGAAVCIDGDYKIIGKTPSEAEIKELIKWIDNRFKQDIFYTDYLAKIYPEAEEFKDVASGLIGIAISQTRSNYVLWFRPEVIQTVNWAGNPNEPAQIKERMLDGILHLSPRKSFELWKEIVSLKSLPWKQCEIDAAYELRNAIISIVLRQADEIAKLNGALQESEAREREKASQLEVALLELQHTQTQLVQNEKMSSLGQMVAGVAHEINNPINFISGNLVYADDYTKDLLNLLNLYRQNFPSPGDEITEITEEIDLEFMIEDLPKLLRSMKVGADRIREIVHALRTFSRIDESEMKPVDIHEGIDSTLLILGNRFKPSSNRRAIQVIKEYGKLPKIECYAGQLNQVFMNLLANAIDAFDESGIRNSERQVLTRLHPTIRIRTYLADKHRVVISIADNGLGISEKVQRRLFDPFFTTKSASKGTGIGLAISHSVVVEKHGGNLTCVSAPGQGAEFIVELPIKPRLS
- a CDS encoding DUF99 family protein encodes the protein MNLESLLRLDRAIRVIGFDDAPFVRRKGGVASISGIISANTRFEGMVWGKVRQDGWNATDTICKLLIGGKFLPQLHIVLLDGIAFGGLNMIDLPLLSQRLALPCVAVMRRQPDLAGVETAIRHLPQPERRLEILGRAGNIHAFPPFFFQVCGESPEVTAAVLQRLTDCGKVPEALRLAHLIGAAVIKGESSSSA